One part of the Halobacteria archaeon AArc-dxtr1 genome encodes these proteins:
- a CDS encoding type II/IV secretion system ATPase subunit, which produces MTEHGTRDPSPELREIAARRPHLREHLKSFKQITGEFPMLVDEPTSDHETNYPNVIYPVGGPIYSHVYGDVGSKMQYFAIEPTLSSAERQVFDRVRDSILRQSTSTKAPQQEAEYGDRIEELLQTSTSIKGPQGGTLIEQLRSRLDPNSEMPQNGGILQQLKSRFHPGIHEVSPETYQNIRYRLNRDIVGLGPLESVMRDPANEDIHVIGPNECYVDHSVFGMVETSVSFGSHEQFERWLSNIGERIGNPMTDAEPIIDSTLPDGSRLNVIYSDDVSIKGPSLTIRQGDEVPLSITQITNWGTLSPELAAYLWLCLENEQTVFVVGETASGKTTTLNSMMTFIPRDSKIYTAEDTAEVLPPHDTWQQLLTRESHSEDSADVDLFNLVEAALRSRPEYIVVGEVRGEEGRMAFQAAQTGHPVLLTFHASDIVSMIQRFTGDPINIPETFMDNADVALFQNRVKQGDDVLRRVTSVQEIEGYSSEMDGVVTRQVFYWDPVEDEIVFQGRNNSYVLEEQIATLLGYADTRDIYDDLDFRAKIIQRMIQENLLEYHEVNEAIERFQRDGVEGLPFHVRRETDSRFSTSATV; this is translated from the coding sequence ATGACTGAACACGGGACGCGTGATCCCTCTCCGGAACTTCGCGAGATCGCAGCGCGGCGCCCCCACCTGCGGGAACACTTGAAGAGTTTCAAGCAGATCACCGGCGAGTTTCCGATGCTCGTCGACGAGCCGACGTCAGACCACGAGACGAACTATCCGAACGTCATCTACCCGGTCGGCGGGCCAATCTACAGTCACGTCTACGGCGACGTCGGATCGAAAATGCAGTACTTCGCGATCGAACCCACACTCTCGAGTGCAGAACGACAGGTGTTCGACAGGGTTCGGGACTCGATTTTACGACAGAGCACGTCGACGAAGGCGCCACAGCAAGAAGCCGAGTACGGCGACCGGATCGAAGAGTTGTTACAGACGTCGACCTCGATCAAAGGTCCCCAGGGTGGGACGCTCATAGAGCAGTTGCGCAGCCGCCTGGATCCGAACTCGGAGATGCCCCAGAACGGCGGCATTTTGCAGCAGCTCAAGAGCCGGTTTCATCCCGGGATCCACGAAGTGTCTCCCGAAACGTATCAGAACATCCGATACCGGCTGAACCGCGATATCGTCGGTCTGGGGCCACTGGAGTCGGTGATGCGTGATCCGGCGAACGAGGACATTCACGTCATCGGCCCCAACGAGTGTTACGTCGACCACAGCGTCTTTGGAATGGTCGAGACCAGCGTGTCGTTTGGCTCGCACGAGCAGTTCGAACGCTGGCTCAGTAACATCGGCGAACGGATCGGGAATCCGATGACCGACGCCGAACCGATCATCGACTCGACGCTTCCCGACGGCTCGCGTCTGAACGTCATCTACAGCGACGACGTCAGTATCAAGGGGCCGAGTCTGACCATTCGCCAGGGCGACGAGGTACCACTGTCGATCACCCAGATTACGAACTGGGGAACGCTGTCTCCCGAGCTCGCCGCCTACCTCTGGCTGTGCCTGGAGAACGAACAGACGGTGTTCGTCGTCGGCGAGACCGCGTCCGGGAAGACGACGACGCTGAACAGCATGATGACGTTCATCCCTCGCGACTCGAAGATCTACACGGCAGAGGACACCGCGGAGGTCCTTCCGCCACACGATACGTGGCAGCAGCTGCTTACCCGTGAGAGTCACAGCGAAGACAGCGCAGACGTCGACCTGTTTAATCTCGTCGAGGCGGCGCTGCGATCACGGCCAGAGTACATCGTCGTTGGTGAGGTTCGTGGTGAGGAGGGGCGGATGGCCTTCCAGGCCGCCCAGACGGGCCACCCCGTGTTGCTCACCTTCCACGCGAGTGATATCGTCTCGATGATTCAGCGATTTACCGGTGACCCCATCAACATTCCGGAGACGTTCATGGACAACGCTGACGTCGCGCTGTTCCAGAACCGGGTCAAACAGGGCGACGACGTGTTGCGACGCGTCACCAGCGTTCAAGAGATCGAGGGCTACTCCTCGGAGATGGACGGCGTCGTGACCCGACAGGTGTTCTACTGGGATCCCGTCGAAGACGAGATCGTCTTCCAGGGGCGAAACAACTCCTACGTCTTAGAAGAACAGATCGCGACGCTGCTCGGATACGCCGATACCCGTGACATCTACGACGATCTGGACTTCCGTGCCAAGATCATCCAGCGGATGATCCAGGAGAACTTACTCGAGTATCACGAGGTCAACGAGGCAATCGAGCGCTTCCAGCGCGACGGCGTCGAGGGGCTTCCGTTCCACGTCAGACGCGAGACAGATAGCCGCTTCAGTACGTCGGCAACGGTCTAA
- the cheB gene encoding chemotaxis-specific protein-glutamate methyltransferase CheB, which translates to MASRTQSVNVGIVDDSAFMRSILTKILEERGHTVVGEASDGESAIELVTETDVDVLTMDISMPGQGGRWAIDEIMDNHPVPIVVISAHVHEEEAEALELMERGVVDIIRKPGGKETTVSMWERADEIADRIAGASQSEPGQAASIDRDADESRPTSDAPGTQPAGERESTAPATVVIGSSTGGPDTVQTLLKNLSPALNVRVIVVQHMTDALTESFARRLDSATPLQFREAASNQTITAGDGVLAKGGYHLEVVGYRNGRITVDLSTAPKLNNVRPAVDATMRSAAACIDDLLIGVVLTGMGKDGAIGIQSIAEAGGRTIAQDEATSRIFGMPKAAIETGAVEEVLPVEEIPAAIERLIHSQASE; encoded by the coding sequence ATGGCATCTCGCACCCAGTCGGTCAACGTCGGGATCGTCGACGACTCCGCGTTCATGCGGAGCATTTTGACGAAGATACTCGAGGAGCGAGGACACACCGTCGTCGGCGAAGCGAGCGACGGCGAGTCGGCAATTGAGCTGGTTACCGAAACCGACGTAGACGTGCTCACGATGGATATCTCGATGCCCGGACAGGGCGGTCGGTGGGCGATCGACGAGATCATGGACAACCATCCAGTTCCCATCGTCGTCATCAGCGCTCACGTCCACGAAGAAGAAGCCGAGGCACTCGAGTTGATGGAGCGAGGCGTCGTCGATATCATCCGCAAACCAGGCGGAAAAGAGACGACCGTTTCGATGTGGGAACGCGCCGACGAAATCGCCGACCGAATCGCCGGCGCGTCCCAGTCAGAGCCCGGACAGGCGGCGAGTATCGATCGTGACGCCGACGAATCGAGACCCACGTCCGACGCTCCTGGCACACAGCCAGCGGGCGAACGTGAGTCAACTGCACCAGCGACCGTCGTGATCGGCTCTTCGACCGGCGGTCCGGACACCGTACAGACCCTGCTCAAGAACCTCTCGCCGGCGCTCAACGTCCGTGTCATCGTCGTCCAGCATATGACCGACGCACTGACTGAATCCTTCGCCAGACGGCTGGACTCGGCGACACCCCTGCAGTTTCGTGAGGCCGCGTCGAATCAGACGATCACCGCCGGCGACGGCGTCCTTGCAAAGGGCGGATACCACCTCGAGGTGGTCGGATACCGGAACGGGCGGATTACGGTCGATCTCTCTACGGCGCCGAAACTGAACAACGTCCGGCCGGCCGTCGACGCGACGATGCGAAGCGCCGCCGCCTGCATCGACGACCTGCTGATCGGCGTCGTCCTCACCGGGATGGGGAAAGACGGTGCGATCGGCATCCAATCGATCGCTGAGGCTGGCGGTCGGACGATCGCTCAGGACGAGGCTACGTCCAGAATCTTTGGCATGCCAAAGGCAGCAATCGAGACAGGTGCCGTCGAGGAAGTCCTCCCTGTCGAGGAGATCCCCGCCGCAATCGAGCGGCTGATCCACTCGCAGGCGAGCGAGTAA
- a CDS encoding chemotaxis protein CheW, whose amino-acid sequence MTANDSDPDDEFEDQLSDVGGRAREKLSESDRKKAEKLGVSPTASADDDQTDESADPEPDGDQSAEHGQQRSPEEQSGGTHSDVGTTEDGADGSGNSDNQPVNSEPTSAMPPAESTSGQTDESMSGQTGESTSGQTDQSTPSTGAGTERNPADESDGAGSPAEKQYEFQSMTATPSQSGNRGGSSEATGTVEGAFTGGASTERGERMAVTKNESSFVIGDNDVAADVEERKLLYFELNDELFAGSIESVSSVEELPGLTRYPRSPQPIDGVTDMRGKIIAVLNPKVIVNLSDSGASAPREGGEYIIVQNEREDEHRLGIRVDDISHVETVTDEDITSIHDISEMDLLTIDENYLEGIVHGYRADDEMTVPLVDFDSLTESLKEYS is encoded by the coding sequence ATGACTGCAAACGATTCCGACCCAGACGACGAGTTCGAAGACCAGCTCTCAGACGTGGGTGGCCGTGCACGCGAGAAACTCTCAGAGAGTGATCGGAAGAAGGCCGAGAAGCTCGGCGTTTCGCCGACAGCATCGGCCGACGACGATCAAACGGACGAGAGTGCGGACCCCGAACCCGACGGCGACCAATCGGCCGAACATGGACAACAGCGGTCCCCCGAAGAGCAGTCCGGAGGAACACATTCAGATGTCGGCACTACCGAAGATGGTGCGGATGGCTCCGGGAACAGTGACAACCAACCGGTCAACTCCGAACCGACGTCGGCCATGCCACCGGCTGAGTCGACATCAGGCCAAACAGACGAGTCGATGTCCGGCCAGACCGGCGAGTCGACGTCTGGCCAAACAGACCAGTCAACACCATCGACCGGAGCCGGGACCGAGCGAAATCCAGCAGACGAGTCCGATGGCGCTGGCAGTCCTGCAGAAAAACAGTACGAATTTCAGTCGATGACAGCGACGCCGAGCCAATCTGGCAACAGGGGGGGCTCCTCGGAGGCGACTGGCACAGTCGAGGGAGCGTTCACCGGAGGTGCCAGCACAGAGCGAGGCGAACGAATGGCCGTGACCAAAAACGAGAGCAGCTTTGTAATCGGCGACAACGACGTCGCTGCCGACGTCGAGGAGCGGAAGTTGCTCTACTTCGAACTAAACGACGAGCTGTTTGCGGGATCGATCGAGAGCGTCAGTTCAGTCGAGGAGTTGCCCGGGTTAACGCGGTACCCACGGTCACCGCAGCCGATCGACGGCGTAACCGACATGCGCGGAAAGATCATCGCAGTACTGAACCCAAAGGTGATCGTCAACCTCTCGGATAGTGGCGCCAGCGCTCCGCGGGAAGGCGGCGAGTACATCATCGTTCAAAACGAGCGCGAGGACGAGCACCGCCTCGGAATTCGAGTCGACGATATCAGTCACGTCGAGACAGTTACCGACGAGGATATCACGTCGATCCACGACATCTCGGAGATGGATCTGCTTACCATCGACGAGAATTATCTCGAAGGAATCGTCCACGGCTACCGTGCCGACGACGAGATGACTGTGCCGTTGGTCGATTTCGATTCCCTGACCGAGTCGCTGAAAGAGTACTCCTAA
- a CDS encoding ParA family protein: MSTVKPTPEVIAVSLQKGGTGKTFTAMNLAGGLAARGFDVLLVDLDPQGTLTANLGKREQYFDLDARSLDEVLLDPRQWDRIDELIEADHPEFDLIPANQSYNGNRTPLDTADGGAIRLGQVLENLDRAYHYVVCDCPPDFSPYTKNAITAGENVVVPMIPETEMPHSIDLLFDQYEVLELVHDLEIDYLAFLMTVNSTKLTTENRQIVDWFEDTFGEKGVVTDHRAAFSRAKKHQQSIYGYDDALANDQLDVYDEFVQLVVEQTEPPTFDAGIETPTAMTVETIRQQRANSE, from the coding sequence ATGTCAACCGTGAAACCGACTCCGGAAGTGATCGCCGTCTCATTACAGAAGGGTGGGACCGGAAAGACGTTTACGGCGATGAATCTGGCCGGTGGACTCGCAGCCAGGGGATTCGATGTCTTGCTCGTTGATTTGGACCCTCAGGGGACGTTGACGGCGAATCTGGGCAAGCGCGAGCAGTACTTCGATCTCGACGCACGCTCGCTCGACGAGGTGTTACTCGACCCGCGACAGTGGGATCGGATCGACGAGCTGATCGAGGCCGATCACCCGGAGTTCGATCTGATTCCTGCGAACCAGTCGTACAACGGCAACAGAACGCCACTCGATACGGCCGACGGCGGTGCGATCAGGCTCGGACAGGTACTCGAGAACCTCGACCGGGCGTACCACTACGTCGTCTGTGACTGCCCGCCGGATTTCTCGCCGTACACGAAAAACGCCATCACGGCCGGCGAGAACGTGGTCGTCCCGATGATTCCCGAGACGGAGATGCCCCACTCCATCGACCTCCTGTTCGATCAGTACGAAGTCCTCGAGCTGGTACACGATCTGGAGATAGACTACCTCGCCTTCCTCATGACGGTCAACTCGACGAAGTTGACGACGGAAAACAGACAGATCGTCGACTGGTTCGAGGACACCTTCGGAGAGAAGGGGGTCGTAACGGACCACCGCGCCGCGTTCTCCCGTGCGAAAAAACATCAGCAGTCGATCTACGGATACGACGACGCGCTCGCCAACGACCAGCTCGACGTGTACGACGAATTCGTCCAACTGGTCGTCGAGCAAACCGAGCCGCCGACGTTCGACGCCGGTATCGAGACACCGACAGCAATGACGGTAGAAACGATCCGCCAGCAGCGAGCAAACAGTGAGTAA
- a CDS encoding flagella protein has product MVDLPNVFGKREEQADKHDDGEEEGDLFGDSGSDTDVFGDLGTDSRDEGVGESDTSGPLLSDGGSDDDLLGGGDDDLLGEDEMLTGGGNTGATELSYRLDDVEEEVDTLQNRVEIFRGENEQISNRVETVDKNVEKLVDLYEIVTRGINPFVGDQELGNAFDTGEGAFGAQQGPDVDDELAAADADEFLDDEFEDEEDDDDEFGDALAEDAENDEFEADEALSEEFEADLGDGSADADDEHDGSAGTDDKDDDHDDSAGTDDGFELAFDESAASEDDEPEHDPGVDSHERPSESDGPLNGEFGEPPYLVTHRARDDVELVTLEWLQFLVEKSGVQGAARTIAYYESVGWISEEASEYLHSMLDGFGTAQQRVGKVSGDGRSPLTVAEHKQSLQYIAWIATPDQAPDLGAEMEEVAGEMASDTGVQ; this is encoded by the coding sequence ATGGTTGACCTACCAAACGTATTCGGCAAGCGCGAGGAACAGGCCGACAAACACGACGACGGGGAGGAAGAGGGTGACCTGTTCGGTGATAGCGGTAGCGACACCGACGTGTTCGGCGATCTTGGGACCGACTCGAGGGACGAGGGGGTCGGCGAGTCTGACACCAGCGGTCCGCTGTTAAGCGACGGTGGATCGGATGACGACCTGTTGGGTGGTGGAGACGACGACCTGTTGGGTGAAGACGAGATGTTGACCGGTGGTGGAAACACCGGTGCAACCGAGCTCTCGTATCGGTTGGACGATGTCGAAGAAGAGGTAGACACGCTCCAGAACCGCGTCGAGATCTTCAGAGGAGAGAACGAACAGATCAGCAACAGAGTCGAAACGGTCGACAAAAACGTCGAGAAGCTCGTCGACCTCTACGAGATCGTCACCCGCGGGATCAATCCGTTCGTCGGTGACCAAGAGCTGGGTAACGCCTTCGATACTGGGGAGGGGGCGTTCGGCGCACAACAGGGACCCGACGTTGACGACGAGCTTGCCGCCGCCGATGCAGACGAGTTCCTCGACGACGAGTTCGAAGACGAGGAAGACGACGATGACGAGTTCGGCGACGCACTGGCTGAAGATGCCGAGAACGACGAATTCGAGGCGGACGAGGCGCTATCCGAGGAGTTCGAAGCGGATCTCGGAGACGGGAGCGCCGATGCCGACGACGAACACGACGGTTCGGCCGGAACTGATGACAAAGACGATGATCATGACGATTCGGCCGGAACCGACGACGGGTTCGAGCTGGCGTTCGACGAATCGGCGGCCAGCGAAGACGACGAACCCGAGCACGATCCGGGCGTCGACAGTCACGAACGCCCCTCCGAGTCCGACGGCCCCCTCAACGGGGAGTTCGGCGAGCCGCCGTACCTCGTGACCCACCGCGCTCGTGACGACGTGGAACTGGTGACACTCGAGTGGCTGCAGTTTCTCGTCGAAAAAAGCGGTGTCCAGGGAGCTGCCCGTACGATCGCGTACTACGAATCAGTCGGCTGGATTTCCGAGGAGGCATCCGAGTATCTCCACTCCATGCTCGACGGGTTCGGAACCGCCCAGCAGCGAGTCGGCAAGGTGAGTGGTGACGGACGGTCGCCGCTTACCGTCGCCGAACACAAGCAAAGTCTCCAGTATATCGCGTGGATCGCCACGCCGGATCAGGCACCCGACCTCGGTGCCGAGATGGAGGAGGTGGCAGGCGAAATGGCGTCCGACACCGGTGTGCAATGA
- a CDS encoding flagellin: protein MSGESLSHLVLFVASIVVAGSVAGILIVEVGQVNEAIETRGSGVVEEIETDIAIISDPGQSDAIYDEESSNVTVLVQNTGSASLLSDPMQVDVVVDGTYIPNDDLEVETVYTDSDVWGPDEIVEVTAATDSLDIQHDTEVLVIVNGNEAVLDFYVSE from the coding sequence ATGTCCGGGGAGTCGCTATCTCACCTCGTGTTGTTCGTTGCGAGTATCGTTGTTGCAGGAAGTGTCGCGGGAATCCTCATCGTCGAAGTGGGCCAGGTCAACGAGGCGATCGAAACGCGAGGATCCGGTGTCGTAGAAGAGATCGAAACCGATATTGCGATCATCAGCGACCCGGGCCAGAGTGACGCCATTTACGACGAGGAGAGTTCGAACGTGACGGTTCTCGTCCAGAACACGGGGTCAGCGAGCTTGCTTAGCGATCCAATGCAGGTAGACGTCGTTGTCGATGGAACGTACATCCCGAACGACGATCTGGAAGTAGAAACGGTATACACCGACAGCGACGTCTGGGGGCCCGACGAAATCGTCGAAGTAACCGCTGCTACTGATTCACTGGATATTCAACACGATACCGAGGTGCTCGTCATCGTTAACGGAAACGAGGCTGTGCTCGACTTCTACGTCAGCGAGTGA